The Desulfuromonas versatilis genome has a segment encoding these proteins:
- a CDS encoding IclR family transcriptional regulator has protein sequence MAKRPMDYFAKTLEKGMRILNLFDEKNSAWSLTAVAEKIGMNLTSTYRLVNTFIELGYLNKDSNSKILRLGPMAVAMGNRIIRGFDMHRLIDPLVNEIQCQYNVSIDISLFQSHFLVQVYNRETPNTLVYNQDVVSDFLYCTASGKAVMASLPDDELEELVRRQSFEARTEKTISGKEELYEDLASARKRGYATNNEEYIKGLIAIAAPVLNQSTKRPIGAACFTSTTLDQSLAEFEDKYSTVLREFANRLTGVIPNS, from the coding sequence ATGGCGAAACGACCGATGGACTATTTTGCGAAGACCCTGGAAAAAGGCATGAGGATTCTAAACCTTTTTGATGAAAAGAATTCAGCTTGGAGCCTGACGGCAGTGGCTGAAAAAATAGGGATGAATCTTACTTCTACGTATAGGTTGGTTAACACATTTATTGAATTGGGATATTTGAATAAAGATTCAAATTCGAAAATATTACGGCTTGGGCCAATGGCGGTTGCTATGGGAAATCGTATTATTCGTGGATTCGACATGCATAGATTGATAGACCCGTTGGTGAATGAAATACAATGTCAATATAATGTCAGTATTGACATTTCGCTATTTCAGTCACATTTTCTGGTTCAGGTGTATAACCGTGAAACACCAAACACATTGGTATATAACCAGGATGTGGTAAGTGATTTTTTATACTGCACAGCATCGGGTAAGGCTGTAATGGCAAGTTTGCCGGATGACGAACTTGAGGAATTGGTCCGCCGACAATCTTTCGAGGCGAGGACTGAAAAAACGATTTCGGGCAAGGAGGAATTATACGAGGACCTGGCTTCGGCCAGGAAAAGAGGCTATGCGACAAACAACGAGGAGTACATCAAGGGCCTGATTGCCATTGCGGCCCCCGTACTTAACCAGAGCACCAAGCGACCGATCGGCGCGGCCTGCTTCACCTCAACGACTCTGGACCAGTCTCTGGCGGAATTTGAAGATAAATATTCAACTGTTTTGCGGGAATTTGCCAATAGGCTCACCGGGGTGATCCCGAATTCGTGA
- a CDS encoding ABC transporter ATP-binding protein, whose amino-acid sequence MSNSIIRTEKLTKSYGRGAAATHALRGVDLEIPRGSFTAIVGPSGHGKSTLMHLLGALDRPSSGTVHLDGTDLGKLDSAGLARFRGRKIGFVFQFFNLLRGLSAAENVETAMMLSGAPPSRQAERARELLALVGLAEKAGSRPGELSGGQQQRVAIARALANDPEILMMDEPTGNLDSAAEEEIMQILLDLHSQGKTVIVVTHNPDIARRAQAVIQVQDGQIRA is encoded by the coding sequence ATGAGTAATTCGATCATCCGCACCGAAAAACTGACCAAGAGCTACGGCCGCGGCGCCGCCGCCACCCACGCCCTGCGCGGGGTAGACCTGGAGATCCCCCGCGGCTCCTTCACCGCCATCGTCGGCCCCTCAGGGCACGGCAAAAGCACCCTGATGCACCTGCTCGGCGCCCTCGACCGCCCCTCAAGCGGCACGGTCCACCTCGACGGCACCGATCTGGGCAAGCTCGACTCGGCGGGCCTGGCCAGGTTCCGCGGCCGCAAGATCGGCTTCGTCTTCCAGTTCTTCAACCTGCTGCGCGGCCTGAGCGCCGCCGAGAACGTGGAGACCGCGATGATGCTCTCCGGCGCCCCGCCCAGCCGCCAGGCCGAACGGGCCCGCGAACTGCTCGCCCTGGTCGGGCTGGCGGAAAAGGCTGGCTCGCGCCCCGGCGAGCTCTCCGGGGGCCAGCAGCAGCGGGTGGCCATCGCCCGCGCCCTGGCCAACGACCCGGAAATCCTGATGATGGACGAGCCGACCGGCAACCTCGACTCGGCCGCCGAGGAGGAGATCATGCAGATCCTGCTCGACCTCCACAGCCAGGGCAAAACCGTGATCGTGGTCACCCACAACCCCGACATCGCCCGCCGCGCGCAGGCGGTCATCCAGGTGCAGGACGGCCAGATCCGCGCCTGA
- a CDS encoding zinc metalloprotease HtpX, with product MAIVMCAECEGEISSKASECPHCGCPASAQQQYDEKNFSEYTKQVSDKGSLGIVGNTAKTLKWFALANEAVIISLAVITQGDVSLGGYAFFLAVGCLVPFISLYFSKPLAKKAHKLVIIQEGAFKSPSEESLYNLVAQLSKRAGLDQMPEVGIYAADDLNAFATGRSRDDSLVAFSSSLLAQMDEKGIAAVAAHEIAHIANGDMLTMSIVQGVVNALVLLVSIPLTAFKWLSFFSDDVDWITFLIISAIKFVVVTIFMFLGNLVVKAFSRKREFEADRLASELLDKDSMVHALKSLEQAPIVFPKAQAEYAAFKICSPEAMLDIFSTHPSLERRIQALEGVQAAL from the coding sequence ATGGCCATCGTAATGTGCGCAGAATGCGAGGGAGAAATTTCGAGCAAGGCAAGTGAATGTCCTCACTGCGGTTGTCCGGCCTCGGCTCAACAACAATATGATGAAAAGAACTTCTCCGAATACACCAAACAGGTTAGCGACAAGGGGTCTCTGGGAATTGTCGGCAATACCGCCAAAACCTTGAAATGGTTTGCCCTGGCCAATGAAGCGGTGATCATTTCCCTGGCAGTCATCACTCAGGGTGATGTTTCGTTGGGAGGTTACGCCTTCTTTTTGGCGGTCGGTTGCCTGGTCCCGTTCATTTCGCTCTACTTTTCAAAACCATTGGCAAAAAAAGCCCATAAACTAGTCATTATTCAAGAAGGAGCCTTCAAGAGCCCGTCCGAAGAAAGTCTTTACAACCTGGTCGCCCAGCTGAGCAAGAGGGCAGGCCTCGACCAGATGCCTGAGGTAGGAATTTATGCCGCGGATGACCTCAATGCCTTTGCGACCGGACGCTCGAGGGACGACTCCCTGGTGGCATTCAGCTCTTCGCTTCTGGCCCAGATGGATGAAAAAGGGATTGCTGCAGTGGCAGCCCACGAGATTGCCCATATAGCTAATGGCGACATGCTGACCATGTCGATCGTTCAAGGGGTGGTCAACGCCCTGGTTCTGTTGGTTTCCATCCCCCTGACAGCGTTTAAATGGCTGTCCTTTTTCAGCGATGATGTGGACTGGATCACGTTCCTGATCATTTCCGCCATCAAATTCGTTGTGGTTACCATCTTCATGTTTCTGGGCAACCTGGTGGTCAAGGCCTTTTCGCGCAAGCGCGAATTCGAGGCGGATCGACTTGCATCTGAACTGTTGGACAAGGATTCGATGGTTCACGCTCTCAAATCCCTGGAACAGGCGCCCATCGTCTTCCCCAAGGCCCAGGCCGAGTACGCCGCCTTCAAAATCTGTTCACCCGAGGCCATGCTGGATATTTTTTCAACTCACCCATCCCTGGAAAGACGCATTCAGGCACTGGAGGGGGTCCAGGCAGCCCTGTAG
- a CDS encoding ABC transporter permease codes for MTLSKLVMRNISSRRGRFVFTLLGIGIGIASFVTFLSLGGSLKSEIQRESAALGANLVVTPKGSCAYEQVSILTGEQLPNTITGEEVEQIRAIEGVTAIPFLSERTALDNRPVSVMGILPAETLAFKRWEIGQGSYFADGDQDGLVVGAVAAEQFKLQPGSQVRVRGEEQTVRGVLKETGGKDDVTLFLPLPLAQRLYATKGTVSYVAVRVADLDRLELYAQQINEATSLGVITDKQMLKSVLSIVGTVNVTLQLIAAVAVLAAAFGIINTMMTATYERKREIGILQALGARRRTIFSIFLLESGLYGLLGGVAGVVGGLLFSVLAAPQISSNHFTAFVKGSGSSGLVSPSIVLGSIAFSAVVAIVAGLYPAWRAAQLSPVEAISYE; via the coding sequence ATGACCCTCTCCAAACTCGTCATGCGCAACATCTCCAGCCGGCGGGGGCGCTTCGTCTTCACCCTGCTTGGCATCGGCATCGGCATCGCCTCCTTCGTCACCTTCCTCTCCCTGGGCGGCAGCCTGAAAAGCGAAATCCAGCGGGAGTCGGCCGCCCTCGGCGCCAACCTGGTGGTCACCCCCAAGGGCTCCTGCGCCTATGAGCAGGTCTCCATCCTCACCGGGGAGCAGCTGCCCAACACCATCACCGGCGAAGAGGTGGAACAGATCCGCGCCATCGAGGGGGTCACCGCCATCCCCTTTCTGAGCGAGCGCACCGCCCTCGACAACCGCCCGGTGTCGGTCATGGGAATTCTGCCCGCCGAGACCCTCGCCTTCAAGCGCTGGGAGATCGGCCAGGGGAGCTACTTCGCCGATGGCGACCAGGACGGGCTGGTGGTCGGCGCGGTGGCCGCCGAACAGTTCAAGCTCCAGCCCGGCTCGCAGGTGCGGGTGCGCGGCGAAGAGCAGACCGTGCGCGGCGTGCTCAAGGAGACCGGCGGCAAGGACGACGTCACCCTGTTTCTGCCCCTGCCGCTGGCGCAGCGCCTCTACGCCACCAAGGGGACCGTCTCCTACGTGGCGGTGCGGGTCGCCGACCTCGACCGCCTCGAGCTCTACGCCCAGCAGATCAACGAGGCCACCAGCCTCGGGGTGATCACCGACAAGCAGATGCTCAAGTCGGTGCTCTCCATCGTCGGCACGGTCAACGTCACCCTGCAGCTGATCGCCGCGGTGGCGGTGCTGGCGGCGGCCTTCGGCATCATCAACACCATGATGACCGCCACCTACGAGCGCAAGCGCGAGATCGGCATCCTCCAGGCCCTGGGGGCGAGGCGCCGCACCATCTTCTCCATCTTCCTGCTCGAGTCGGGGCTCTACGGCCTGCTCGGCGGGGTGGCCGGGGTGGTGGGCGGACTGCTCTTCTCGGTGCTGGCCGCGCCGCAGATCAGCTCCAACCACTTCACCGCCTTCGTCAAGGGCTCGGGGAGCAGCGGCCTGGTGAGCCCGAGTATCGTCCTCGGCTCCATCGCCTTCTCGGCCGTCGTGGCCATCGTCGCCGGGCTCTACCCGGCCTGGCGGGCGGCGCAACTCTCACCGGTGGAGGCCATCAGCTATGAGTAA
- a CDS encoding aminotransferase family protein has translation MENLDSFSTDYLFYQSRKQMPFIERAQGVYIWDHTGKKYLDGSSGAVNCNIGHGNNRVANRLAEQARKAVFAYRTQFENEPAHRYAAELVTYLAPHLQRVFFVSSGSEAVESAIKLCRQYFFNRGQKSRHQFISRTPSYHGSTLGALALTSYSPLEIPFRPMMKAYPKIPAPYCYRCQYHKKTKCNLECAWALERAIVEQGPESIAGFIAEPIGGASTGAVVPPRDYFGVIEHICKKYGIFLILDEVMTGFGRTGKLFAYEHWDVDADIVVMSKGITAGYYPLGAIAARTEYVDEMMDNGGFSHGHTLAGNPMGCAVGLEVLNVITENRLSENAAAMGKLLKAGLERLKKRFQFIGQVRGQGLLTAIELVQERKTREPFPAEQNIHFLLTDEAYDEGLIIYPRRPINGLKGDHVLVAPPLISTRKEIKELLALLERALERTEAKLPATTLGS, from the coding sequence ATGGAGAACCTCGATAGCTTCAGCACCGACTATCTGTTCTACCAGTCGCGCAAGCAAATGCCCTTCATCGAAAGGGCCCAGGGCGTCTACATCTGGGATCATACCGGGAAAAAATATCTCGACGGCAGTTCCGGGGCGGTCAACTGCAATATCGGCCACGGCAACAACCGGGTGGCCAACCGCCTCGCCGAGCAGGCCCGCAAAGCGGTCTTCGCCTACCGGACGCAGTTTGAAAACGAGCCGGCCCATCGCTACGCCGCTGAGCTGGTAACGTATCTGGCGCCCCACCTGCAGCGCGTCTTTTTCGTCTCCAGCGGTTCGGAAGCGGTGGAGTCGGCAATAAAGCTGTGTCGTCAGTATTTCTTCAACCGGGGGCAGAAGTCCCGGCACCAGTTCATCAGCCGGACCCCCTCCTATCATGGTTCGACTCTGGGGGCCCTGGCGTTGACCTCCTATTCCCCTCTCGAAATCCCCTTCCGGCCGATGATGAAGGCTTATCCCAAAATCCCGGCGCCCTATTGCTACCGATGCCAATATCACAAAAAAACCAAGTGCAACCTGGAATGCGCCTGGGCGCTCGAAAGAGCCATCGTCGAGCAGGGCCCGGAAAGCATCGCCGGCTTTATCGCCGAGCCAATCGGCGGCGCCAGCACGGGGGCGGTGGTCCCGCCCCGGGATTATTTCGGGGTGATCGAGCATATCTGCAAGAAATACGGCATCTTTCTCATCCTCGACGAGGTGATGACGGGTTTCGGGCGCACCGGAAAACTCTTTGCCTACGAGCACTGGGATGTGGACGCCGATATTGTCGTGATGTCCAAGGGCATCACGGCGGGATACTACCCCCTGGGGGCCATCGCCGCCCGAACCGAATACGTGGACGAGATGATGGACAACGGCGGCTTTTCCCACGGGCATACCCTGGCGGGAAATCCGATGGGCTGTGCCGTCGGCCTCGAGGTGCTCAATGTGATCACCGAAAACCGGTTGAGCGAAAACGCGGCGGCGATGGGCAAACTTCTGAAAGCGGGGCTGGAGCGCCTGAAAAAACGGTTTCAATTCATCGGGCAGGTGCGCGGCCAGGGTCTGCTCACGGCCATCGAGCTGGTTCAGGAGCGCAAAACCCGCGAACCGTTTCCCGCCGAGCAAAATATTCACTTTCTGCTGACCGATGAGGCCTACGACGAAGGACTGATCATCTACCCGCGGCGACCGATCAATGGCCTCAAAGGGGATCACGTGCTGGTGGCGCCGCCATTGATTTCCACCAGAAAAGAGATCAAGGAACTGCTGGCCCTGCTCGAGCGCGCGCTGGAACGCACCGAGGCCAAACTGCCGGCGACGACACTTGGGTCATGA